The Hymenobacter volaticus sequence TTGGGCTTGTTTAGCGCTTTAGCCAGCTGGTAGATCGTGAAATCGTCGTAGGCGTACTCCAAGGTGCGCGCCGCGTTTTCATTGATCTTTACGTCGTAGGGTACGTAGCCGAGCTTGTTGTAGTACTCCACCCCGGCCCGGCCGACGGCGGTCAGCGGACCCGCGTTGTTGGCGCCGTGCGTTAGCGCCTCGTAGAGCACGTTCATGTCCTGGCCACGGATGCCTTTGAGGTAGGCATCGGCCACTACGGAAGCCGAGTTATTGCCCACCATCACGTTGCGCAAGCCTGGGCTACCCCACTCCGGCAGCCAGCCGCTTTCCTTGTAGTCGTTGGCTAGGCCCTGCTGAATCTCGGTGTTGATGTCCGGGTACAGCAGATTCAGGAAGGGGAACAGCGCCCGGAAGGTGTCCCAAAAACCCGTGTCGGTGTACATGAAGCCCGGCAGCACCTCGCCGTTGAAAGGGCTGTAGTGCATCACCTTGTTGTTGGCATCCAGCTCGTACAGCTTGCGCGGGAACAACAGCGAGCGGTAAAGGCAGGAGTAGAATGTGCGCCGCTGGTCGTCGGTGCCGCCGTTTATTTCAATGCGGCCTAGCGCCTTGTTCCAAGCGGCGCGGCCCTGCTGGCGAATGGCCTCGAAGTCGTTGTTGCCAATTTCGCGCAGGTTAAGCTCGGCTTGCTCGGGGCTGATGAACGAGGAAGACACCCGGGCGTTTACCTGTTCGCCTTTGCGAGTCTTGAAGCCAACGACAGCACCCGCATGGTTGGCGGTGGCTTCCATCTCGCCAGTGGCTAACACCTTGTCTTTGTAGACAGCAGTGCTAGTGAAAGGGCGGTCGAATTCGATAACGAAGAAGTTCTTGAAATTTTTGGGCACGCCACCGCTGTTGCGGGTGGTGTAGCCAATGATTTTACGCTGCTCGGGCAGCACTTTCACGTACGAGCCTTTGTCTAGGGCGTCGAGCACCACATAGGCGCTGTCCGTTTGAGGAAAAGTGAAGCGGAAGCGTGCCGACCGCTCAGTGGGCGCAATTTCCGTTACAATATCGTGGTCGGCCAGGTACACGCGGTAGTAGTTGGGCTCGGCCACTTCGGCTTTGTGCGAATACCAGCTGGCCCGCTCGTTTTCATCGAATACGCGCTTACCCTTGATGGGCATGATGGCAAACTGCCCGTAGTCGTTCATCCAAGGTGACGGCTGGTGCGTTTGCTTGAAACCCTTGATTTTGTCGGCCGCGTAGGTGTAAGCCCAACCGTCACCCATTTTGCCGGTTTGCGGCATCCAAAAGTTCATCCCCCACGGCAAGGCAATGGCCGGATAGGTGTTGCCATTGGATAGGCTAGGTTTGGAATCGGTACCAATAAGCGGGTTCACCCACTGAACCGGGTCCGGGGTAGTTGTTGCGACTTGCGCGATGCTAGGACAAGCCTCTAGCAGCAGCAAAGCCGCGAGAGCAGAAAGAAATTTAGTCATTCGGTTACCAAAAATGAAAACGCGAAAGTTGCCGCGCGTAAGTCGAGTAGCGCGCCGTAAGGATACAACTTACAGCGCCGAAAAAATTAGTGCAATCACCTGAAAACTACGTAACCGGAAAGGTTATTTCAGAAATTGACAGCTGACTGGATAGCACTTTGAAATTTAGTGGTACGTGAGTTCCACTGCTGGATTTTGGGTGTAGCTAAGCCAGAGTTCGTCTAGCGTTTTACCAGTTTTCTGCTTCCACAAATCAGCGGAATACGTGCGTGTGCGCGCGGCGTCATCCATTTCGTTGACGATGGATTTGCGCACGTTTTTCTCGAGCCAAACCAAGAAACGGGCTGTGATACGGTAGCTATTGGTATAGCTCTGTCCTGCCTTGTAGTCAGGCAACGCCCACTTGGCATTTACATTATTAACCCCATACATGTATCGGACATAATCAGCAATGCCTTCGGTCAGCCAGCCGGGGGAGCCCTCGGGATACGCCTGCACAATGTGCATCACCTCATGTGTTACCACATCAATGTCCTCGGGGTGCTCTTTTAGCCACTTCGGACTGTATCGGGCCACACCGTTGCCGGTTGCCGCTACGCCCACGTATTCAGGGTCGATAATAAATGTGACTTTTTTGAGCGTCTTGGTGTTAAATCGTTTTGCCTGTTTAGGATAAACAGTGAAAAAAGCGTCCGTCATTTTTTGCTTTGTTGCAGCAGAAAATGCGGAATCTTTTGAAATGAAAACAAGAGTATACCCACCCTTGGTAATAGAGTCTTTCGCGTAATAAGCACGCTCAATTTTTGCAAATGAAGTGGCTTGGGTTATTTCCGATTTTAGTGTGCCGATAAGAGTTGCTACCAGGAGAAATAAAAACGTCTTGTTTCTCATGCTTGTGCGCTTTGCTGCTTATTTAATTTAAATGGAAATAACTTATACGCCCTTGCAAACCAAGTTGAAATCGGCCGTTGTGGTCCCGAAATCAGTCGCAAAATTTAGGCCTCTGAGAGTGATTTTCGAAAGTATCAGTTTCAAGCAAAAAAAGAGCGTCAGGCCGAGTGGGGCCAGCAAGCGGCAGAAATTCCCAGAACTCCCGCTTGCACATGCTTCCCACCCGACCATGACGCTCAGTTGCCTACCAGTTAGGGTTCTGGGTTAATTCCTTGTTGTTGTTGCGTTCTGCCGAGGGAATACCCCACAGCAAATATTTCTCCTGGAAAGCAGGGCCTACTTCAGCCTTAAAGCCTACCACGTCCACAAAGCGGTTGTTGACCACATCGTACGTTTTGCGCGTACGCTGAATGTCGAAGTACGCTTTGTTCTCGTAGGCTAGCTCGTGATAGCGCTCCTTCCACACGGCCTCACGGAAGGCATCTTTACTCAGACCACTGAGCGCAGGCAGTTTAGCTCTGCTGCGTATAGCATTGATTTGAGCATAAGCCTTTGGTGTGGCAGCACTGGCTTCGTTGATAGCCTCGGCGTAAATTAACATTACCTCGGGCATTCTAATCAGCGTCCAGTTCTCATCGCTCGAGAAGTTACGGTTTAAGGCACTTTCTAGATGGAAGTACTTATAGAGCGCGTGGCGGTTGAATTGAACAGTATTTGTCTTTGGACTATTAGACGTTCTATCAAACCCCTGAGCTCTAGAGAAATAAAACTGCCCCTCCTGGGCCCGTAGGTCGCCTGGCTCGTAGGTGTTATAAAACTCCTCCGTCGGAATCAAGGCTCCAAACTCGTCATTGTAAGCCGACACGCCCGCGAAATAAGGGACCACTAGCGGGCTGATGGCGTTGGTAGCAATGCCATTGGCGTACTGAGCCTGGAGAATGAACTCGCCCTGGTTTTTGGTGGCGTTGCTGTGTAGCGAGAGGTAATCGGTGAACAGAGGATAATTGCCGGCGTCGATTACCTCAGCGGCCTTATCAGCAGCCTTCTGGTAGTTCTCTCTTACTTGCATTGGGTAGCCTGCCGTGGTCAGGTACACATCAGCCAGTAAGGCTTTCACGGCCGACTGCGAGATGCGCCCGGTACGGTCTACTACCGGCAGACCCGCTACCTCCGCCGTTTGTAGGTCGCTAATAATCAGTGCGTACACGTCAGCCACTGGACTGCGAGCCGGATAAAGATTCGGACCGGGGCCAGTAATGGGTTCCGTCAGCAGAGGCACATCGCCGTAGAGCCGCACCAGCAGATTATACAGGTATGCCCGGATAAAATGCGCTTGACCAAGCAATATCTGCCTTTGGCTCTCAGGCATTTCAATGGTCGGGATGCGGGTAATAGCCAGGTTAGCTGCGCCAATGCCACTGTACGCACTATTCCAGACACTAGAGAAGAAGGGGTTGGCAGGGTCAATGCTTTGGTTGATGATCTGGTTGTTGTTGAAGCTTTGGCCAAGCGAGGTGGCGTGCATCGTCATCAGTTCCAGCGTCACCCAAATGGCCTCGCCGTAGCCCGTACCGTTTTGCACGATGCGCAGGCTACTGTAAAGGCCGTCTACGGCAGCTTGAGCTTGGCCGGCTGTACTGTAATAGTCGTCGGGCCGGATGCGGGAGCGGCTGTCTACTTCCAGAAAATCATCGCAACTGGTTGCCACCAGTAGCAAACCCGCGCTAAGGGCTGCGGTTCGAGAAAGGCGTTGTATGGTCGAAAACATAGATAAAGACGTGAAGAGTTACTTTTTGATTTGTAGATGTCGGAGTTGACTATTCGTCTGCTTCCTAAAATCGCACAGGCAACCGAGGCCAGAGCAATCAACCAATCCCAACCGCTAAAAATCAGTTTAGAATGACACGTTCAAACCAGCCGTGAACGTGCGGGCCTTGGGGTAATCGAAGAACTGAATACCTTGGGCAAAAGACTGGTCGAACGTCCTCGTTTCGGGATCGTAACCAAAGTAGTCGGTAATGAGAAAGAAGTTTTGGGCCGATACATAGGCCCGTAAGCGGCTCACCCCTAGTTTCTTAATTACATCATCGGAGAAGTTATAGCCCAATACTGCGTTACGTCCCCGAATGAAAGAGGCATCCTTTACCTTGTAAGAATCGATGCGCGAGTCGTAAGCTAGATAAGAAGGCCGCACTTGCGCGATGCTGGTGTTCTGGTTTTCGGGCGTCCAGGCATCGTATAGAGCCCCGGTGTAGCTGTTGGCCTGCCCGGTGCGGTCTAGGGCCGAGTGCTCCGTCAAGTTCATCACGTCGTTGCCGTAGGTGAACTGAAAGTCCAGCAATAGATCAAAGCCCCGGTAGCGGAAGTTGTTAATAAATGAGCCGAAACCAGTGGGAATATTCTTACCCAGAAGCACCCGGTCTTGGTCATTGATCCGGCCGTCGTCGTTCTGGTCGCGCCACTTCAGGTTTCCGGGTAGGCTACCATAGCGCCGAGCCTCGTCAGCTTCATCCGTACCCCAAGTCCCTAGGCGCTCCAGTCCGAATAAAGCGCCCACCGAGGAGCCGACGCGCAGCACGTTGGTCTCGTTAAGAAAGTTTGGGCCCGGAAAAATGTCGTCGTTGGCTGCACCCAGAGCCAGAATGCGGTTTTGCAGAAAAGAGATGTTGAACGTCGTGTTCCAGGTGAAATTGGTACCCTGCACGTTCACCGTATTCAAAGCCAACTCCAGGCCTCGGTTGCGCACGCTGCCAACGTTGGTTGGGTAGCTGCCGTAGCCGCTGCTGCGCGGCACCGGTGCCTGAAGCAGCAGGTCTTTGGTGGTGCGCTGGTAGATGTCGCCCTCAAACGTGATGCGGTTCTCCAGCAGGCCTACGTTCAGACCCAAATCAAACTGGTCGGCCGTTTCCCACTTAAGGAGTGGATTCCCAAGAGAGCCGAGCGCAACACCATTGGTGCGGTTGCCGCCAAAAACGTAGCTATTAGTGCCTAGGAAAGTCTGCGACACGTAGTTGCCAAAGTCGGGGCCGCTGTTACCAGTGCGGCCATAGCCGAAGCGCAGCTTCAGGTCTGAAAACAGGTTGTTATCGCTAAGAAATCCTTCCTCTGAAATCCGCCAGGCCAGGGCCGCCGATGGGAAGATAGCATTCTTGGTGCTCACCCCGAAGCGGGAGGACCCGTCGCGGCGCGTAGTCAGGGTTAGCAGATAGCGGTTCTTGTAACCATAGTTTACTCGCCCGAAGATGGAAAAGAACTGATCAGCCTGGAAGTCGGAGCCAGGAGGGTTAGGTACGGAGCCAGTGCCAAGGTTGTAGAAGCTAAATGCATTATCAACTAGCAACGTGGTGCTACTGCCATTCGACAGGCTGCGGAAGCGACGAGTGTCGGCGCCCACCACCACGTTCAGGGAGTGGTTTTCGCTGAACTGCTTATTGTAAGTAGCATAGTTCTGCCATTGCAAGCTGGTAGCGTCGTAATCATTTATGCTGGCGTAACCCTGCGCACCGCGCAACTGAATCAGCGTGGTAGCATAAGAAGGGTCGTTCCAAGCCTGAACAGTAGCACCCAGCACGCTGCGGAAGCTTAAATTCGGCGTAATGGTAAAATCCAAGTAGCCGTTGCCCGAAAACACCTGACGGCGACGTAGTTCCTCGTCTTCTTGAGCAATGGCCACAGGGTTGTCGCCGCTTTCCATATCGGGGTATTGCTGGCGGCTGGCGTACGTACCGTCGGGGTACTTGACGGGCATGATGGGGATCATCTCAATCATCATGCGCGGGATGTTATTGCCTCCCACGAAGTCGTTACCGATCCGGTCGTTGATATTGCTGTAATTAATAGTAGCCCCTACTTTCACCCATTTCTTTATTTGGTTATCTACAACCAAGCGGGCATTGTAGCGCTTCTGGAAAGTGTTAAGGATGGTACCTTGGGCGTTTGTATAGTTTAGGAA is a genomic window containing:
- a CDS encoding basic secretory family protein, with product MTDAFFTVYPKQAKRFNTKTLKKVTFIIDPEYVGVAATGNGVARYSPKWLKEHPEDIDVVTHEVMHIVQAYPEGSPGWLTEGIADYVRYMYGVNNVNAKWALPDYKAGQSYTNSYRITARFLVWLEKNVRKSIVNEMDDAARTRTYSADLWKQKTGKTLDELWLSYTQNPAVELTYH
- a CDS encoding RagB/SusD family nutrient uptake outer membrane protein, which produces MFSTIQRLSRTAALSAGLLLVATSCDDFLEVDSRSRIRPDDYYSTAGQAQAAVDGLYSSLRIVQNGTGYGEAIWVTLELMTMHATSLGQSFNNNQIINQSIDPANPFFSSVWNSAYSGIGAANLAITRIPTIEMPESQRQILLGQAHFIRAYLYNLLVRLYGDVPLLTEPITGPGPNLYPARSPVADVYALIISDLQTAEVAGLPVVDRTGRISQSAVKALLADVYLTTAGYPMQVRENYQKAADKAAEVIDAGNYPLFTDYLSLHSNATKNQGEFILQAQYANGIATNAISPLVVPYFAGVSAYNDEFGALIPTEEFYNTYEPGDLRAQEGQFYFSRAQGFDRTSNSPKTNTVQFNRHALYKYFHLESALNRNFSSDENWTLIRMPEVMLIYAEAINEASAATPKAYAQINAIRSRAKLPALSGLSKDAFREAVWKERYHELAYENKAYFDIQRTRKTYDVVNNRFVDVVGFKAEVGPAFQEKYLLWGIPSAERNNNKELTQNPNW
- a CDS encoding SusC/RagA family TonB-linked outer membrane protein: MRNSLSARNLRSIPLLALGAAAILPLTPASANSDISTFRRVEVTIQGAVTDDKGSPLPGTTVVVKGSAGLGTSTDAEGKFSLTVPTGNETLVVSAIGYVAQELPLGGRTTLTVKLVTDTKALDEVVVVGYGTQRRSDVTGAVGSVSSKELVERPVVNVAQGLQGRVAGVDVSLNSGQPGSSPTIRVRGYGSINAGNNPLYVVDGVFWDAGITSLNPNDIASIEVLKDASATAIYGAQGSNGVILITTKRGKKGTQISYDAFVSVSQIARKLDVLNAREFLATEDLAYQNIQKFDPTGWAAGRYTNRDPNIKRRALADPNNPRRLFDENLNPLYDTDWQDETTQTGVTQSHNLSFSGGADQLTYGLFLNYTNAQGTILNTFQKRYNARLVVDNQIKKWVKVGATINYSNINDRIGNDFVGGNNIPRMMIEMIPIMPVKYPDGTYASRQQYPDMESGDNPVAIAQEDEELRRRQVFSGNGYLDFTITPNLSFRSVLGATVQAWNDPSYATTLIQLRGAQGYASINDYDATSLQWQNYATYNKQFSENHSLNVVVGADTRRFRSLSNGSSTTLLVDNAFSFYNLGTGSVPNPPGSDFQADQFFSIFGRVNYGYKNRYLLTLTTRRDGSSRFGVSTKNAIFPSAALAWRISEEGFLSDNNLFSDLKLRFGYGRTGNSGPDFGNYVSQTFLGTNSYVFGGNRTNGVALGSLGNPLLKWETADQFDLGLNVGLLENRITFEGDIYQRTTKDLLLQAPVPRSSGYGSYPTNVGSVRNRGLELALNTVNVQGTNFTWNTTFNISFLQNRILALGAANDDIFPGPNFLNETNVLRVGSSVGALFGLERLGTWGTDEADEARRYGSLPGNLKWRDQNDDGRINDQDRVLLGKNIPTGFGSFINNFRYRGFDLLLDFQFTYGNDVMNLTEHSALDRTGQANSYTGALYDAWTPENQNTSIAQVRPSYLAYDSRIDSYKVKDASFIRGRNAVLGYNFSDDVIKKLGVSRLRAYVSAQNFFLITDYFGYDPETRTFDQSFAQGIQFFDYPKARTFTAGLNVSF